In Geminocystis sp. NIES-3709, a single genomic region encodes these proteins:
- a CDS encoding response regulator, translating to MANHKILVIDDSMVIRRTVKDMLPPGKFEVVEAKDGLLGMELIHSCNPHLIMLDFFLPKMSGWEVYQEIQKDPRLKAIPLLLMSGRKDEVTDKIPEPFEFFSFLEKPFDQKQLIQGIRDSMEKSKKLAQFVVDSTPSETTTLGGGVSNAEIEQLKAKVANLESEVTQLKKQVNQLVTFIKKKLQ from the coding sequence GTGGCAAATCACAAAATTTTAGTTATTGATGACAGTATGGTTATTAGAAGAACTGTCAAAGATATGCTGCCGCCGGGAAAATTTGAAGTAGTGGAAGCCAAAGACGGACTTCTAGGCATGGAATTAATCCATAGTTGTAACCCTCATTTGATTATGTTAGATTTCTTTCTTCCTAAAATGAGTGGTTGGGAAGTTTATCAAGAAATACAAAAAGATCCTCGTCTAAAAGCTATTCCTCTGTTGTTGATGTCTGGAAGAAAAGATGAGGTAACGGATAAAATTCCTGAACCTTTTGAGTTTTTCTCTTTCTTGGAAAAACCTTTTGATCAAAAACAATTGATTCAAGGTATTCGAGATTCTATGGAAAAATCGAAGAAATTGGCTCAATTTGTGGTTGATAGTACTCCTTCTGAAACAACAACTCTCGGCGGTGGTGTTAGTAATGCAGAAATAGAACAATTAAAAGCAAAAGTCGCTAATTTAGAATCTGAAGTGACACAATTGAAAAAACAAGTTAATCAACTGGTGACTTTTATCAAGAAAAAACTACAGTAA
- the lipA gene encoding lipoyl synthase: MTKISSSLSSWLRSHLGKASEISTVQKIIKQRNIHTICEEGRCPNRGECYSQGTATFLLMGNICTRSCAFCQVDKGHSPMTLDENEPQKVAEAVNLLGLRYVVLTSVARDDLQDGGASWFVKVMKTVKMLNPDTLIEVLTPDFGTGKDALTQQRKSIKAIVDAKPACYNHNLETVARLQNPVRRGAKYDRSLRVLATVKEFDPRIPTKSGLMLGLGETKEEIITTLEDLRKVGCDRITIGQYLQPSLAHLSVQKYWTPQEFEELGNIAKLLGFNHVRSGPLVRSSYHAGE; encoded by the coding sequence ATGACTAAAATTAGTTCTTCTCTTTCTTCATGGTTACGATCGCACCTTGGTAAGGCTTCAGAAATTTCCACAGTACAAAAAATAATTAAACAACGCAATATTCATACTATTTGTGAGGAAGGGCGTTGTCCCAATCGAGGGGAATGTTATAGTCAGGGTACAGCAACTTTTTTGTTAATGGGGAATATTTGCACCCGTAGTTGTGCATTTTGTCAAGTAGATAAAGGTCATTCTCCCATGACTTTGGATGAAAACGAACCACAAAAAGTAGCCGAAGCAGTTAATTTGTTAGGTTTAAGGTATGTGGTGTTAACTTCTGTAGCAAGGGATGATTTACAAGACGGGGGTGCTTCTTGGTTTGTCAAAGTGATGAAAACAGTGAAAATGCTTAATCCTGATACTCTCATAGAAGTTCTAACTCCTGATTTTGGCACAGGGAAAGATGCTTTAACTCAACAACGGAAAAGTATTAAAGCCATTGTAGATGCTAAACCTGCTTGTTATAATCACAACTTAGAAACCGTTGCTAGACTCCAAAATCCAGTGAGACGGGGTGCAAAATACGATCGATCATTAAGAGTTTTAGCTACAGTGAAAGAGTTTGATCCTCGTATTCCTACCAAATCAGGCTTAATGTTAGGGTTAGGGGAAACTAAGGAGGAAATTATTACTACTCTTGAAGATTTAAGAAAAGTAGGTTGCGATCGTATTACCATAGGACAATATTTACAACCTTCTTTAGCTCATCTATCAGTACAAAAATATTGGACTCCTCAAGAATTTGAAGAATTAGGTAACATAGCGAAATTATTAGGCTTTAACCATGTCCGCAGTGGCCCATTAGTACGAAGCTCCTATCATGCAGGAGAATAG
- a CDS encoding cytochrome c oxidase subunit II, with protein MNIPGNIITLIAGILLTLISLWYGQNHGLMPVEASQGAADIDELFDLMMTIATGLFLIVEGVLVYCLIKFRRKKGDKTDGPSIEGNVPLEIVWTAIPTVIVFILALYSFEVYNNLGGLDPETSHDFRQEEMQMAGNQGKMVAFNPHQGHLSLGIGNANADLEVDVNGIQYAWIFTYPDSGVVSGELHVPVNKQVKLNMKAGDVIHAFWVPQLRLKQDVLPGRDSALAFNANRIGTYPIICAELCGAYHGGMKTTLYVESEEDYQKWIQENTFASAEEKADTMALMTQPMTQENRVEMHSHHLEVTSETLAQLHN; from the coding sequence GTGAATATTCCGGGTAATATTATCACTCTGATAGCAGGTATTCTTCTAACCCTGATCAGTTTGTGGTATGGACAAAATCACGGCTTAATGCCCGTAGAAGCCTCTCAAGGGGCGGCAGACATCGATGAGTTATTCGATTTGATGATGACGATCGCAACGGGGTTATTTTTAATCGTAGAAGGGGTTTTAGTATATTGTCTAATTAAATTTAGACGGAAAAAAGGGGACAAAACTGATGGCCCTTCGATCGAAGGCAATGTACCCTTAGAGATAGTATGGACAGCTATTCCTACCGTTATCGTTTTCATTTTGGCGCTTTATAGCTTTGAAGTTTATAACAATTTGGGGGGTTTAGATCCTGAAACTTCTCATGATTTTCGTCAAGAAGAAATGCAGATGGCAGGAAATCAAGGAAAAATGGTAGCGTTTAATCCCCATCAAGGACATTTATCTTTAGGCATCGGTAACGCCAATGCGGATTTAGAAGTTGATGTTAACGGCATTCAATACGCTTGGATTTTCACTTATCCCGACTCTGGGGTTGTATCTGGAGAACTTCATGTACCCGTAAACAAGCAAGTCAAACTCAACATGAAAGCAGGGGATGTTATTCACGCTTTTTGGGTGCCTCAACTTAGGTTAAAACAAGATGTATTACCGGGTAGAGATTCTGCATTAGCCTTTAATGCCAATCGAATTGGTACTTATCCAATTATTTGTGCGGAATTATGTGGAGCTTATCACGGTGGGATGAAGACAACCCTTTATGTCGAAAGTGAAGAAGATTATCAAAAATGGATTCAAGAAAACACCTTTGCCAGTGCGGAAGAAAAAGCAGATACAATGGCGTTAATGACGCAACCCATGACGCAAGAAAATCGTGTGGAAATGCACTCTCATCACTTAGAAGTGACATCAGAAACTTTAGCACAGTTACATAATTAG
- the ctaD gene encoding cytochrome c oxidase subunit I, which produces MTTNTVLETPNHKERKLIDYFTFNTDHKVIGIQYLVTSFFFYFIGGAFAEVVRTELATPDPDIVSPELYNQLFTLHGTIMIFLWIVPAGAAFANYLIPLMIGAEDMAFPRLNAVAFWMVPPGGVLLLSSFLVGAPQSGWTSYPPLSLMTGKWGEEIWILSVLLLGTSSILGGLNFATTILKMRIKDMDLHSMPLFCWAMLATSALSVLSTPVLAGALILLSFDLIAGTSFFNPTGGGDPVVYQHLFWFYSHPAVYIMILPFFGVVSEVIPVHSRKPIFGYRAIAYSSLAISFLGLIVWAHHMFTSGTPGWLRMFFMATTMLIAVPTGIKIFSWCATMWGGKIELNSPMLFAMGFVSSFLIGGLTGVMVASVPFDIHVHDTYFIVGHFHYVLFGGSALALFSGFYHWFPKMTGKNYNEGLGQLHFILTFIGLNITFMPMHQLGLMGMNRRVALYDVEFQPLNLLSTAGAYVMAVSTIPFIINVVWSVFKGTQAERNPWRALTLEWQTASPPIIENFEEEPVLWSGPYDYGIDDELEEEETVADMLAEVSAK; this is translated from the coding sequence ATGACAACTAACACAGTTTTAGAAACACCTAACCATAAAGAAAGAAAACTAATAGATTACTTTACCTTTAACACAGATCATAAAGTTATCGGTATCCAATATTTAGTAACATCTTTTTTCTTTTACTTTATCGGTGGTGCTTTTGCGGAAGTAGTACGAACAGAATTAGCCACACCAGATCCTGATATTGTCTCTCCTGAGTTATATAATCAGCTTTTCACCCTTCACGGTACGATTATGATCTTTTTATGGATTGTACCCGCAGGGGCAGCATTTGCTAATTATCTCATTCCTTTGATGATTGGGGCAGAAGATATGGCATTTCCTCGTTTAAATGCCGTTGCTTTTTGGATGGTACCCCCTGGGGGAGTTTTATTATTGAGTAGCTTTTTAGTGGGGGCACCTCAATCAGGTTGGACATCTTATCCTCCGTTAAGTTTAATGACAGGCAAATGGGGTGAAGAAATTTGGATTCTGAGTGTACTTTTATTGGGTACATCTTCCATTTTAGGAGGGCTCAACTTCGCTACCACTATCCTTAAAATGCGCATTAAAGACATGGATTTGCACAGTATGCCTTTATTTTGTTGGGCGATGTTAGCAACTTCTGCTTTAAGTGTACTTTCAACCCCTGTATTAGCAGGTGCATTAATTTTACTCTCCTTTGACTTAATTGCAGGTACAAGTTTCTTTAATCCTACTGGTGGTGGTGATCCTGTTGTCTATCAGCATCTATTCTGGTTTTACTCTCATCCTGCGGTTTATATCATGATTTTGCCGTTTTTTGGAGTAGTTTCTGAAGTAATTCCTGTACACTCTCGTAAGCCTATTTTTGGTTATCGTGCGATCGCATATTCTAGTTTAGCTATTAGTTTTTTAGGATTAATCGTATGGGCTCACCATATGTTTACCAGTGGTACTCCCGGATGGTTGCGGATGTTTTTTATGGCAACAACAATGTTAATTGCTGTACCAACAGGGATTAAAATTTTTAGTTGGTGTGCGACAATGTGGGGAGGCAAAATTGAGCTAAATAGCCCTATGTTGTTTGCCATGGGTTTTGTGTCATCTTTTCTTATTGGTGGCTTAACAGGAGTGATGGTAGCATCTGTACCCTTTGATATTCATGTCCATGACACTTATTTTATTGTAGGACATTTTCACTATGTACTATTTGGCGGATCTGCATTAGCACTATTTTCGGGCTTCTATCACTGGTTTCCAAAGATGACAGGTAAAAATTACAATGAAGGTTTAGGACAGTTACATTTTATCCTCACTTTTATTGGTTTAAATATTACTTTTATGCCCATGCACCAATTAGGTTTAATGGGAATGAATCGCCGTGTCGCTTTATATGATGTGGAATTTCAACCATTGAACTTACTCAGTACTGCTGGTGCTTACGTTATGGCAGTGTCAACTATTCCTTTCATCATTAATGTAGTCTGGAGTGTTTTTAAAGGTACTCAGGCAGAAAGAAACCCTTGGAGGGCTTTAACCCTTGAATGGCAAACCGCTTCACCTCCTATCATCGAAAACTTTGAAGAAGAGCCAGTTTTATGGAGTGGCCCTTATGACTACGG